One window from the genome of Paramormyrops kingsleyae isolate MSU_618 chromosome 3, PKINGS_0.4, whole genome shotgun sequence encodes:
- the LOC140588366 gene encoding uncharacterized protein, protein MMILKKMVMNLSKTNQMGMTLPEDISLPLTSLEEVNFLEDQLEDRKKMQELTVYLGTIGGGDVASTTRRVMSILMTNELATQLNWMGHGEKRGFRGLKLCKVVCDAVKRAKPEPGTQDAAVENAAKLWLRNARDRSGGRRQRLIRALERSEQVAKDL, encoded by the exons ATGATGATACTGAAAAAAATGGTCATGAACTTATCTAAAACAAACCAGATGGGAATGACTTTGCCAGAGGACATCAGCCTACCATTGACATCATTGGAAGAGGTTAACTTTTTAGAGGATCAGCTTGAGGACAGGAAGAAGATGCAGGAACTG ACTGTCTACCTGGGAACTATTGGTGGTGGAGATGTAGCATCTACAACCAGGCGTGTGATGTCCATTCTCATGACCAATGAGCTAGCTACACAGCTAAACTGGATGGGCCATGGAGAAAAACGAGGCTTTCGAGGCCTAAAACTCTGTAAAGTTGTTTGTG ATGCAGTAAAGAGAGCAAAGCCAGAGCCAGGCACGCAggatgctgcagttgaaaatgCAGCTAAACTCTGGCTTCGCAACGCCAGAGACCGATCTGGAGGAAGACGGCAAAGGCTCATCCGTGCTTTAGAGAGaagtgaacaggttgcaaaagATTTGTAA